Within uncultured Fretibacterium sp., the genomic segment CGACGAATCCGGCAATCAGCTTGGGGAGACTGCTCCCCGAGATTCCGCTGAACCCCAGCAGCGTGGACACCATGCCCAGCATGAGGAACAGGAATCTCTCGCACCCCATCACCAGCAGCGGACGCGTCAGGCTCCGGTGGATGGGGACGACCCGGAGGTTCCCTTCCATCTCCCGCAGAACCTCAGGGCACCAGGAACGTCTTCACCCCGAAGGTGTTCAGGACGTTCGGAGCCGCTCCCACCATCCCCAGAAGGATGGCCGCTATCGACACCCAGCGGATCCAGCCGCTCATCTCGGCCCCGGCGAAGGCCACGCCGACGAAGCCCGCGACGATGAAAAGAAGCCCGAGGGCATAGACGACAGGCCCTGTGAGGGAGTCCGCGATGATCTTCATCGTGCCGTCCCAGGGCAGGACGTTCGACGTGTTCGCGTCCGCCGCACCGCAGAGTGCCGCCAGGACCAGCAGGCCCGCTAAAACTACGATTCTTCTCTTGTTCATTCGATTCCCGTCTCCTTCGATCTCAAATTGTCTTTCGTCCCACTCCTGTCGTAGATGCAGTCGTAGACATACCTCCCCTCCCGGAATCCCGTGACCTCGATAATCTCCGTCACCTGTCTTCCCGCCTTTCCGCGTTTATCCATAAACACGACCACGTCGACGGCCTCCGCAATCAACGTGCTCATGGGATTTTGACTCGTCTCGAGGATCAGCTGCTCGAGGCGGATCAGGGCCGAAGGCGCGCTGTTGGCGTGGACGGTCGCCAGCCCGCCGGGGTGCCCCGTATTCCAGCTCTTCAACAGGTCCAGGGCCTCCTTCCCCCGCACCTCGCCCACGATGATCCGGTCCGGCCGGTACCGCATCGCCGTCTTGAGAAGCTTTTGCATCGACACGCCCTCGCTGGTCACCAAGCGCTGCTTGTTCGTCGTCGCGCACTGGAGCTCCACCGTGTCCTCCATGACGACGAGCCGGTCCTCGGGGGCTATCTCCAGCAGTTCCCGGATGAGGGCGTTCGCGAAGGTCGTCTTGCCCGAGCTGGTGCCGCCCGCCACCAGGATGTTGCGGTTGGTTCGCATGCACTCCCGAAGATAATCCGCATGCCTCTCGGGAATCCGCCCCTCCTCGATGTAGCGCGAAAGAGGGTAGACCGCCGAGGCGTGCTTGCGAATGCTCATCGAGGGGCCGTCCGGGCTCACCGGCGGGACGGCCCCTTCGACGCGGGAACCGTCCAGGGGCAGCCGTCCCTCCAGGATCGGCGCAGCCTCGTTCACCTCCGTGCCGAGCATGGCCGCGATGGTACCGAGCGCAGCCAGCCGCTTCGCGGAGGAGAGCGACCTGCCGACGTCCCGGAGACGTTCGCCCTTCCGTTCGACCCAGATGCGGCCGTCGGCGTTCACGCAGATCTCGAGCGTCCGCTTGTCCTCCAGGGCGTCCATCACGTCGGCCCCCAGCTCACGCCGCAGTTTTCCGTACAGCCGTTCCTGCTGCTCCACGGTCTCCAGACTCAAGTCAACACAGTCCTTTCCCTCGTATGGGGTGGCGATTTTGCCCGCGTTTCGTTCTCAGGATAGCGGCGTTTTTCCGCGTTTTTGAGCCGGCAGGCGGCAGAGAGCACCTCGAAAAGGACAAATCGGCCCCGCTGCGGCCCGTGCGGACATGGAGGTCCGATGCGGGGAACGAGAGAAGCGATGGGACAGGGAAGGGACTCCGGAGCGGGTACCGCCTGTACCTCGGCGTCATACCCCATTTGTACAAAGACGCCTGTCGATTCCCGTATGGACCGCCTTTTTAGAAAACAACGGGAACCTCTTCGACGCAAAAAAATATGGTACGGCAAATTTTCCTCCGATACCTCCATTACAATGGTTACAGGAGGAGGTGCGTTCTTCCGCAAGTTCTTCCGCAAGAACGCGAACCGGACTTGTACGCTTCCGCCAAACCCTGTCAACGCCCATGCGGCAGCCGAAAGAGAGAACATGTCGAAAACTCCGGGCTTTTGGGGCTTTTGAGCCTTTTTCCAAAAAACCGTAAAAACGAAAAAGAGGGCTATTGAGCGCTTCCTGCCGAAACGACCTTGTGCATAGGAGGTTTACGATGCCCTTCAATCACGCTCTGCTGAAAGCCTGGCGCCAACAAAATCGCCTGACGAGGAAGGAGGTTGCCGAACTTCTCTGCGTCTCCCACACCTACTACGTGAAGCTCGAAAACGGGGAACGAAGGCCCAGCATGGAGATCTTCGAAAGCATCTCGGCCCTGACCGGCATCGACGCGGAATCGCTGCTCGGGTCAGGGGGCTCTGCGGTTGGAGTTCTCGCCTTTGCTCCGGCAGTCCTGCAGAAGGAAGCCGTGGAACTGCGCAGGAAGCTCCTGGAGTCCGACGCGGCTCTGTTCAGGAAGGATCAGACAATACAGGAGCTGATGGCAATCCAGGGAATTCGGGAAAAGCTCCTGAACGATTTCAGGGAAAGGGACGAGACGGAGTACCGCAAGGTACTGGCCCGGATCGCCGGGGAGGAGATGGAGAACGGGACGGCCTGCGACCGGATCTGCCGCGCGCTGAGGATCGGCAGGCAGCTCCTCTCCCAATGGGCAGGAGAAAAGGAATTTCTCTTCCGTTGCCCGTTCGGGCTGTTCGAACCCGTCGCGGCCCCCACTCCCGAAATAGCCGGAATGAAGTTCGGCTGTCTCGACTGCGAGTTCTTCAACAACCTGACCTGCAAGGGATTCGGCCTGGACGGGAACGTCGATCCCGAGGACCTCTTCGGGTGTCTCGAAAAACTGGAGGCCGGGGGGATACGGAGCAGAAAAGAACAGGTCCGGTTCCTGAGGGA encodes:
- a CDS encoding VirB3 family type IV secretion system protein produces the protein MEGNLRVVPIHRSLTRPLLVMGCERFLFLMLGMVSTLLGFSGISGSSLPKLIAGFVVFFAGRELLVHMAKKDPCMSDIFRRNFRYRAEYPACSTVGCHDIPTAKRW
- a CDS encoding helix-turn-helix transcriptional regulator — protein: MPFNHALLKAWRQQNRLTRKEVAELLCVSHTYYVKLENGERRPSMEIFESISALTGIDAESLLGSGGSAVGVLAFAPAVLQKEAVELRRKLLESDAALFRKDQTIQELMAIQGIREKLLNDFRERDETEYRKVLARIAGEEMENGTACDRICRALRIGRQLLSQWAGEKEFLFRCPFGLFEPVAAPTPEIAGMKFGCLDCEFFNNLTCKGFGLDGNVDPEDLFGCLEKLEAGGIRSRKEQVRFLREHYGFEISEHTLCEYVYRHKKGKRISPNVRNMRNR
- the trbB gene encoding P-type conjugative transfer ATPase TrbB, whose product is MSLETVEQQERLYGKLRRELGADVMDALEDKRTLEICVNADGRIWVERKGERLRDVGRSLSSAKRLAALGTIAAMLGTEVNEAAPILEGRLPLDGSRVEGAVPPVSPDGPSMSIRKHASAVYPLSRYIEEGRIPERHADYLRECMRTNRNILVAGGTSSGKTTFANALIRELLEIAPEDRLVVMEDTVELQCATTNKQRLVTSEGVSMQKLLKTAMRYRPDRIIVGEVRGKEALDLLKSWNTGHPGGLATVHANSAPSALIRLEQLILETSQNPMSTLIAEAVDVVVFMDKRGKAGRQVTEIIEVTGFREGRYVYDCIYDRSGTKDNLRSKETGIE
- a CDS encoding TrbC/VirB2 family protein — protein: MNKRRIVVLAGLLVLAALCGAADANTSNVLPWDGTMKIIADSLTGPVVYALGLLFIVAGFVGVAFAGAEMSGWIRWVSIAAILLGMVGAAPNVLNTFGVKTFLVP